From one Desulfitibacter sp. BRH_c19 genomic stretch:
- a CDS encoding XRE family transcriptional regulator yields MNHEEVKAKLLQCPEVKEEYDRLKPLYDIKKELIKFRIEQGLSQKQLADKIGTKQSAISRLESGEYNASVELLHKIAHALGKELQIKFN; encoded by the coding sequence ATGAACCACGAAGAAGTAAAAGCTAAATTGTTACAATGCCCGGAAGTTAAAGAAGAATATGATAGATTAAAACCTCTTTATGATATCAAAAAAGAGCTAATTAAGTTTCGGATTGAACAAGGCTTAAGTCAAAAACAACTAGCTGATAAAATTGGAACAAAACAATCTGCAATTTCTCGTTTAGAAAGCGGCGAGTATAATGCAAGCGTTGAATTATTACACAAAATAGCACACGCCTTGGGCAAGGAACTTCAGATTAAATTCAATTAA
- a CDS encoding integrase: MIGREEIAVSFDYSKEKVDIVRRIDGRKWDPENKYWIIPHNIETIKQIVKLFEKEEVICYDELNSILSSYRNVWTSHDDTLDKMDKLLKMKGYSTKTIKAYIGHSRRFLDNNNKKAELISQEDVEEYIILLLNGNSHAYVNQSLSAIKFLLTYVLNKERIIYEIPRPKKEKKLPIILSQDEVLAILSSISNLKHKAILYLVYSAGLRVGEVVRLKINDIDSQRMLIHVRQGKGRKDRYTLLSGLTLDILREYVRMEKPKGWLFPGGKDGRFLTERAVQKVFYNACQEANMSKNVTVHSLRHSFATHLLEEGTDLRYIQELLGHSSSKTTEIYTHVTQASISRIKSPLDRIVNK, translated from the coding sequence ATGATTGGCAGGGAGGAAATTGCTGTATCATTTGATTATTCAAAAGAAAAGGTGGATATAGTTAGAAGAATTGATGGACGAAAGTGGGATCCAGAAAATAAGTATTGGATTATTCCCCATAATATCGAAACAATAAAGCAAATCGTTAAGCTTTTTGAGAAAGAAGAAGTTATTTGTTACGATGAACTAAATAGCATTTTATCCTCTTACCGAAATGTATGGACAAGTCATGACGATACTTTAGACAAGATGGATAAATTGCTGAAAATGAAAGGGTATAGTACCAAAACAATAAAAGCGTATATTGGTCACAGTAGACGCTTCTTAGATAATAATAACAAGAAAGCCGAACTAATTTCTCAAGAAGATGTCGAAGAATATATAATTCTTTTATTAAATGGGAATTCTCATGCATATGTTAACCAATCGCTAAGTGCAATTAAGTTTTTACTTACATATGTACTAAATAAAGAAAGAATTATCTATGAAATTCCCCGTCCTAAAAAAGAGAAGAAGTTGCCTATCATTTTAAGCCAGGATGAAGTTTTGGCAATACTGAGCTCAATTTCGAACCTGAAGCATAAAGCTATTCTGTATCTCGTATATTCTGCTGGTCTGCGTGTAGGTGAGGTTGTGCGGTTAAAAATTAATGATATTGATAGCCAAAGGATGTTGATCCATGTTCGGCAAGGAAAAGGAAGAAAGGATAGATATACTCTCTTATCTGGATTAACACTTGATATATTAAGGGAATATGTAAGAATGGAAAAACCAAAGGGTTGGCTTTTTCCAGGAGGAAAAGATGGAAGGTTTTTGACGGAACGTGCTGTGCAAAAAGTTTTTTATAATGCATGTCAAGAAGCGAATATGTCAAAGAATGTGACGGTACATTCCTTGAGGCACTCTTTTGCAACACATTTACTGGAGGAGGGTACCGATTTAAGATATATACAGGAGTTATTGGGACATAGCAGCTCAAAAACCACAGAGATTTATACACATGTAACACAGGCTAGTATAAGCAGAATAAAGAGTCCATTAGATCGAATTGTAAATAAATAA